In a single window of the Chondrocystis sp. NIES-4102 genome:
- a CDS encoding deoxyribose-phosphate aldolase, with product MSVTNQDIDITAYIDHTLLKPSAIDQEVRQVCQEAWQYDFPAVCVYPVAVIEAREFLHDKKPRVCTVIGFPTGAVTSSLKLYEAQEAVENGATELDVVINLGWLKSGKSDLIYKEMASICAETGKTVKAILETTVLTQEEKTLAAQVCMDAGVAYLKTSTGWFGGATVEDVQLLKEITKGQIGIKASGGIKTYNQAIALIKAGATRLGTSHGIELLKQQNQSVI from the coding sequence ATGTCTGTAACTAATCAAGACATTGATATAACCGCCTATATTGATCATACTTTACTAAAACCAAGTGCCATAGATCAAGAGGTAAGACAAGTTTGTCAGGAAGCTTGGCAGTATGATTTCCCTGCGGTGTGTGTATATCCCGTAGCTGTGATCGAGGCGAGAGAATTTTTACATGATAAGAAGCCCCGTGTTTGTACGGTTATTGGGTTTCCCACTGGTGCGGTAACTTCTTCCCTCAAGCTATACGAGGCGCAGGAAGCGGTGGAAAATGGCGCAACTGAACTTGATGTAGTAATTAATCTAGGGTGGCTAAAATCGGGTAAATCTGACTTGATTTACAAAGAAATGGCAAGCATCTGTGCTGAGACTGGGAAGACTGTAAAAGCTATTTTAGAAACTACTGTTTTGACTCAGGAGGAGAAAACTTTAGCAGCCCAAGTGTGTATGGATGCTGGCGTAGCTTATCTCAAGACAAGTACAGGTTGGTTTGGTGGGGCGACGGTGGAAGATGTACAACTACTCAAAGAAATTACTAAAGGGCAGATAGGGATCAAAGCTTCAGGAGGTATAAAAACTTATAATCAAGCGATCGCTCTAATTAAAGCTGGTGCAACTCGTTTGGGTACATCTCACGGTATTGAGTTATTGAAGCAGCAAAATCAATCTGTAATCTAA
- a CDS encoding DNA repair protein RecO gives MNEKYKATGIILKGSSLKENDRLVTVLTPEYGLIRAVAPGAKKHKSSLRGRTELFVVNDLLLVKGRSLDKIIQADTIYTYPGLSRDLGKLAAAQYLGELALFLAVDEQPQKDLYVLFNEHLKRLEAIDVHKLVYPYLAQAVFHLVAIAGLAPQVFNCCQTQQPVTPELNSSKWQVGFSNDAGGIIDLAKVTANKNDNQPLPEFEQPLPKINYLINPSELAILQQLNHETLPTTESLSTQAIDIDFDAVWIRIEKILREYIQYHIGKTIYSATLVDSLYVEF, from the coding sequence ATGAACGAAAAATATAAGGCTACAGGCATAATTTTAAAAGGCTCTTCTTTAAAGGAAAACGATCGCTTAGTAACAGTTTTAACTCCAGAATATGGCTTAATTCGGGCGGTAGCTCCTGGGGCGAAAAAGCATAAATCTAGCTTAAGAGGCAGAACAGAGTTATTTGTCGTTAATGATTTATTATTAGTTAAAGGGCGATCGCTCGATAAAATTATTCAGGCGGATACTATCTATACCTATCCAGGTTTGAGTCGTGATTTGGGTAAGTTGGCTGCTGCTCAATATTTGGGCGAGTTGGCTTTGTTTTTGGCAGTGGATGAACAACCTCAAAAGGATTTGTATGTATTGTTTAACGAACATCTTAAAAGATTAGAAGCAATTGATGTTCATAAGTTGGTATATCCTTACTTAGCCCAAGCAGTATTTCATTTAGTGGCGATCGCAGGGTTAGCACCTCAAGTATTTAATTGCTGTCAAACTCAACAACCAGTTACACCTGAGCTTAATAGTTCTAAGTGGCAAGTGGGTTTTAGCAATGATGCTGGAGGTATTATTGATTTGGCAAAAGTTACCGCCAATAAAAATGATAATCAGCCTCTACCTGAGTTTGAGCAACCATTACCCAAGATAAATTATCTAATCAACCCTAGTGAATTAGCAATTCTACAACAGTTAAATCATGAGACATTACCAACAACCGAATCATTATCTACCCAAGCAATAGATATAGATTTCGATGCGGTTTGGATACGAATTGAAAAAATTCTGCGAGAATATATTCAATACCATATTGGTAAGACCATCTATTCAGCTACTCTAGTAGATAGCCTCTATGTAGAGTTTTAA
- a CDS encoding multidrug efflux transporter, MFS family protein — translation MRLSESETSETSSNPENHIKPVQENSESQGFTPILKNKRFLVLWSGQIFSQLADKVYLVLMIAIIANRFQLPDQPISQWVSPIMISFTIPAVLFGSLAGVYVDRWQKKSILVLSNLLRGILVLALPVLLFFAQEETFNSIPLGYGLMLAITFLVSTFTQFFAPAEQAVIPLIVKDKHLLAANSLYTTTMMALLIIGFAIGQPLLDLADNLFLKVGLPFGIGKEILVGGAYAIAGIILLALKTGEKIQQQDREPPHVFQDIRDGIKYLGENHRVRNALIQLVILFAIFAALAVLAVSMADLIPQIKAEQFGFLLAAAGVGMGISAAFIGSKGQNIKRTRLSLIGSIGMAASLVGLSFSTHNLWLALSMTTLLGAFAALVGVPMQTTIQSQTPVSMRGKVFGLQNNAVNIALSLPLVLASSAEARFGLPSVMLGLAAIAAVGGILTWYIIQATDVAK, via the coding sequence ATGCGACTATCGGAATCAGAAACTTCAGAAACGTCTTCAAACCCCGAAAATCATATAAAACCAGTACAAGAAAATAGCGAATCTCAAGGTTTCACTCCCATATTAAAAAATAAACGTTTTTTGGTTTTATGGAGTGGTCAAATATTTTCTCAATTGGCAGATAAAGTCTATTTAGTCTTAATGATCGCCATTATAGCTAATCGCTTTCAATTGCCAGATCAACCCATTAGTCAGTGGGTATCGCCAATAATGATATCTTTTACTATTCCTGCGGTGTTGTTTGGATCTTTGGCAGGGGTATATGTAGATCGTTGGCAAAAAAAATCAATTTTAGTTCTGTCTAATTTGCTGCGAGGAATTCTAGTTTTAGCTTTGCCAGTATTATTATTTTTCGCCCAAGAGGAAACTTTTAATTCTATTCCTTTGGGATATGGCTTAATGTTGGCAATTACTTTTTTAGTTTCCACCTTTACCCAGTTTTTCGCCCCCGCCGAACAAGCAGTTATTCCCTTAATTGTTAAAGATAAACATTTACTGGCTGCTAATTCCCTCTATACAACAACCATGATGGCATTGCTAATTATCGGCTTTGCGATCGGTCAACCATTATTAGATTTAGCTGATAATTTATTTCTTAAGGTTGGTTTGCCATTTGGAATTGGAAAAGAAATTTTAGTAGGGGGAGCATACGCGATCGCAGGTATTATTTTATTAGCACTCAAAACAGGGGAGAAAATTCAGCAGCAAGATCGAGAACCTCCCCATGTTTTTCAAGATATCCGCGATGGTATTAAGTATTTAGGGGAAAATCACCGTGTACGCAATGCCCTAATTCAATTGGTAATCTTGTTTGCAATTTTTGCAGCCTTGGCTGTTTTGGCTGTGAGTATGGCAGATCTAATTCCTCAAATTAAAGCTGAACAATTTGGCTTTCTGTTGGCTGCTGCTGGTGTTGGGATGGGTATTAGTGCTGCTTTTATTGGCAGTAAAGGACAAAATATTAAACGTACGCGTCTAAGTTTAATCGGTTCAATTGGCATGGCAGCATCTTTAGTTGGGTTGTCTTTCTCCACACACAATCTTTGGTTAGCTTTAAGTATGACGACTTTATTAGGTGCTTTTGCAGCTTTAGTAGGTGTACCAATGCAAACGACTATTCAATCCCAAACTCCAGTATCGATGCGCGGTAAGGTATTTGGATTACAAAATAATGCGGTTAATATAGCTCTTTCTTTGCCCTTGGTATTGGCATCTTCAGCCGAAGCACGTTTTGGGCTACCTTCGGTGATGTTAGGTTTGGCTGCGATCGCTGCTGTTGGTGGAATTTTAACTTGGTATATTATTCAAGCGACTGATGTAGCTAAGTAA
- a CDS encoding group 1 glycosyl transferase has product MHIAWLGKKTPFCGNVTYGREITNSLLDRDYRVSFLHFAQSQDTYAHDENGSYCEEVPLPFIYKSQVYTIPTLKSSKVLLRSLRKLKPDLVHASLTLSPLDFLLPDICEELNLPLVATFHPPFDSKIRNLKSSTQYLTYQLYAPFLARYDRVIVFSEIQRDLLIKLGVPGERVAVIPNGVDELKYSPGYSNIKFQLQAKKLFLYQGRIATEKNVEALLKAWKLADMGDDCQLLMVGDGPIRSSLQPHYGKEYNIIWLGFVADEQQRINILRDTDVFILPSLVEGLSISLLEAMSCGVACLATDAGADGEVLENGAGVVLDTQGVTAQLKILLPLFRNHPEMTNLLGNKARQRVLEKYTLGQNITKLERLYSEIANNFQLINN; this is encoded by the coding sequence ATGCATATCGCTTGGTTAGGAAAAAAAACGCCCTTTTGTGGCAATGTAACTTATGGTCGCGAAATAACTAACTCTTTATTGGATAGAGATTATAGAGTTAGCTTTTTGCATTTTGCTCAGTCGCAGGATACCTATGCCCATGATGAAAATGGTTCTTATTGCGAGGAAGTCCCTCTGCCATTTATTTATAAGTCTCAGGTGTATACTATTCCTACCCTCAAATCAAGTAAGGTTTTATTGCGATCGCTACGTAAGCTCAAACCTGATTTAGTCCACGCCTCCCTAACCCTTTCTCCCCTAGATTTCCTACTCCCAGATATTTGTGAAGAGTTAAATTTACCCCTAGTCGCCACTTTTCACCCTCCCTTCGACAGTAAAATCCGTAATCTTAAGTCGAGTACCCAATATCTAACATATCAATTGTATGCCCCATTTTTAGCCCGCTATGACCGAGTAATTGTTTTTAGTGAAATACAAAGGGATCTCTTAATTAAACTGGGAGTGCCAGGTGAGCGTGTGGCGGTAATTCCTAATGGTGTTGATGAGCTTAAGTATTCTCCTGGTTATTCTAATATTAAGTTTCAATTACAAGCAAAAAAACTATTTCTCTATCAAGGACGCATTGCCACTGAGAAAAACGTAGAAGCTCTTTTAAAAGCTTGGAAATTGGCAGATATGGGAGATGATTGTCAACTCCTAATGGTTGGCGATGGCCCTATTAGAAGTTCGCTTCAGCCTCATTATGGTAAAGAATATAATATTATTTGGCTCGGTTTTGTAGCTGATGAACAACAACGAATTAATATTCTCAGGGATACCGATGTCTTTATTCTTCCTTCTCTAGTCGAAGGTTTATCTATTTCCCTGTTAGAAGCCATGTCTTGTGGTGTTGCCTGTCTAGCTACCGATGCTGGGGCGGATGGAGAAGTTTTAGAAAATGGCGCAGGTGTCGTCTTGGATACCCAGGGAGTTACTGCACAATTAAAAATTTTGTTGCCTTTATTTCGTAACCACCCTGAAATGACTAATCTCTTGGGTAATAAAGCTAGGCAAAGAGTCTTAGAAAAGTACACCCTAGGGCAAAACATTACTAAACTAGAAAGGTTATACAGCGAGATAGCTAATAATTTTCAGTTAATTAACAATTAG
- a CDS encoding glycosyl transferase family protein, translated as MVKVSVIIPAYNGDRYIGEAIESVLAQTYDDYELIVIDDGSTDNTYKVIQQKCDRRLQYYCQTNQGVAASRNFGLNLATGEYIAFLDQDDLFLPDKLVNQVALLEENPNLGIVNSGWQIIDEHNTATAAIKPWEKIPQLNLQDIIVWKPVFLGAMLFRHSWLKHSGGFDTSLQQTPDVDLVLRLASLGCAAAWVKAITVKYRQHENNASKNTLLQAQELNLILNRFFEQDNIASEIKVLAAKSHYQSLLWSAWRLYTTGHLTAMSDYLDQSHAYSPYPTINILNWIEAFKNYSLEYGKEFDFVNLTASRQWQALIGRSLV; from the coding sequence ATGGTTAAAGTGAGTGTAATTATCCCAGCTTACAATGGCGATCGCTACATCGGCGAAGCAATTGAAAGTGTTTTAGCTCAAACCTATGACGATTATGAACTTATTGTGATTGATGATGGTTCGACCGACAACACCTATAAAGTTATCCAACAAAAGTGCGATCGTCGTCTTCAATACTACTGTCAAACTAATCAAGGAGTTGCTGCTAGTCGTAATTTTGGCTTAAATTTGGCTACTGGGGAATATATTGCTTTTTTAGATCAAGATGATCTATTTTTACCAGACAAATTAGTAAATCAAGTTGCTTTGCTAGAAGAAAATCCAAACTTGGGTATAGTTAATAGCGGATGGCAAATTATCGACGAACATAATACAGCAACCGCAGCAATTAAACCTTGGGAAAAAATACCTCAACTTAACCTCCAAGATATAATTGTTTGGAAGCCAGTATTTCTTGGGGCGATGTTATTCCGTCATAGCTGGTTAAAGCATTCGGGAGGATTTGATACTAGTTTACAACAAACCCCCGATGTAGATTTGGTATTACGTTTAGCTAGTTTAGGTTGTGCTGCTGCTTGGGTAAAAGCAATAACTGTTAAATATCGTCAGCACGAAAATAATGCTTCTAAAAATACCTTATTGCAGGCACAAGAATTAAATCTAATTTTAAATAGGTTTTTTGAGCAAGATAATATAGCTTCAGAAATTAAAGTTTTAGCTGCTAAATCTCATTATCAAAGTTTGCTGTGGAGTGCATGGAGGTTATATACCACTGGTCATTTAACGGCTATGAGCGATTATCTCGATCAGTCCCATGCTTATAGTCCATATCCTACAATAAATATTCTTAATTGGATTGAAGCTTTTAAGAATTATTCACTTGAATATGGCAAAGAGTTTGATTTTGTTAACTTAACTGCTTCTAGGCAGTGGCAAGCTTTAATTGGGAGATCTTTAGTATGA
- a CDS encoding photosystem II oxygen evolving complex protein PsbP, with protein MFKSFFAALLIVLGLVVSSCSAGVTGLQSYVDTGKGYEFLYPNGWIPVTLGTSARKTVDVVFRDLVERTENLSVIINEVPDGKTLEDLGTPSEVGYRLLKAMNNIPKTDREAEFLRAESRQNQNKTYYLLEYEENLPEQGERHNIASVAVSRGKIFTFNLSTPQKRWDTVKDTFEVAAKSFTVR; from the coding sequence ATGTTTAAGTCGTTTTTTGCTGCATTATTAATTGTTCTAGGCTTGGTTGTCTCAAGTTGTAGCGCAGGAGTTACTGGGTTACAAAGTTATGTTGATACTGGTAAAGGATATGAATTTTTATATCCTAATGGTTGGATTCCTGTAACCTTGGGAACATCGGCTAGAAAGACTGTTGATGTGGTTTTTAGGGATTTAGTAGAAAGAACAGAAAATCTTAGTGTAATTATTAACGAAGTTCCCGATGGTAAAACTTTAGAAGATCTTGGCACTCCTTCTGAGGTGGGATATCGTCTACTAAAAGCTATGAATAATATTCCCAAAACTGATAGAGAGGCTGAGTTTTTACGGGCAGAATCTCGCCAAAATCAGAATAAAACCTATTATCTTCTAGAGTATGAAGAAAACTTACCAGAACAAGGAGAAAGACATAATATTGCCAGTGTTGCGGTAAGTCGAGGCAAAATCTTTACTTTTAACTTGTCTACACCTCAAAAACGTTGGGATACAGTTAAAGATACTTTTGAAGTAGCAGCAAAATCATTTACTGTGCGCTAA
- the wcaG_2 gene encoding NAD dependent epimerase/dehydratase family protein, with protein MKVIILGGDGFCGWPTSLHLSNLGFEVVIVDNLSRRNIDNELEVSSLTPIAPIGQRLNAWKEITGKDIKFYNIDISQEYDRLLNLLLSEQPDAIVHFAEQRAAPYSMKSSKHKRYTVNNNLNATNNVLCAIVESGMDIHLVHLGTMGVYGYGTAGMKIPEGYLDVEVVTDTGDRIQQEILYPANPGSIYHMTKTQDQLFFYYYNKNDNIRVTDLHQGIVWGTNTPETLMAEKLVNRFDYDGDYGTVLNRFLMQAAIGYPLTVHGTGGQTRAFIHIKDTVRCVQLAIENPPDQGERVRILNQMTETHRVRDLAKMVAEMTGVEVAYLENPRNEAPENELFVKNERFLDLGLEPTTLSQGLLKEVTEVAKKYAHRCDRTKIPCTSLWVQKSEVKVENNRVKSVETTKV; from the coding sequence ATGAAAGTTATCATTCTAGGAGGAGACGGTTTTTGTGGTTGGCCTACGTCGCTACATTTGTCGAATCTTGGCTTTGAAGTAGTAATTGTTGACAATTTGTCAAGACGCAATATTGATAATGAGTTAGAAGTCAGTTCCTTAACTCCCATTGCACCTATCGGACAGCGATTAAATGCCTGGAAAGAGATTACAGGAAAAGATATTAAATTTTATAACATAGACATTTCCCAAGAATACGATCGCCTTTTAAATCTGCTTCTGTCCGAACAACCCGATGCGATAGTACATTTCGCTGAACAAAGGGCTGCCCCTTATTCAATGAAGTCTTCTAAGCATAAGCGTTACACAGTTAATAATAATCTCAATGCCACTAATAATGTACTTTGTGCCATTGTAGAGTCGGGGATGGATATACACCTAGTACATTTAGGTACAATGGGAGTGTATGGCTACGGTACTGCGGGAATGAAGATTCCTGAAGGTTATTTAGATGTGGAAGTTGTCACCGATACTGGCGATCGCATTCAACAAGAAATTCTTTATCCTGCTAACCCTGGTAGTATCTACCACATGACTAAAACCCAGGATCAACTATTTTTCTACTATTACAACAAAAACGACAATATTCGCGTCACCGACTTACACCAAGGTATTGTTTGGGGAACAAATACTCCCGAAACCCTGATGGCAGAAAAACTAGTCAACCGCTTTGATTATGATGGTGATTATGGTACAGTCCTTAACCGCTTTTTGATGCAGGCAGCAATTGGTTATCCTCTAACAGTACATGGCACTGGGGGACAAACTAGAGCCTTTATACATATTAAAGATACAGTTCGTTGTGTGCAACTGGCGATCGAAAATCCCCCAGATCAAGGCGAGCGAGTTAGAATTCTAAATCAGATGACTGAAACCCATCGAGTGAGAGATTTAGCTAAAATGGTTGCCGAAATGACTGGCGTAGAAGTAGCTTATTTAGAAAATCCTCGTAACGAAGCACCAGAAAATGAACTATTTGTTAAAAATGAACGTTTTCTAGATTTAGGACTAGAGCCTACTACTTTAAGTCAAGGACTACTAAAAGAAGTAACTGAAGTAGCTAAAAAATATGCTCACCGTTGCGATCGCACTAAGATTCCCTGCACTTCTTTATGGGTTCAAAAATCTGAAGTTAAAGTCGAAAACAACAGAGTAAAATCCGTTGAAACAACGAAAGTTTAA
- a CDS encoding glycosyl transferase family protein encodes MSVNSYPSVSVVIPTYNEEDNVEAVIGSFLNSKYPNILEILVVDGESCDRTPEIVDKLAHYHYKPQIKLLNNPYRIQSIALNIGLQASRGDIFLRADAHCRYSHDYVEKCIETLLTTKASNVGGAQRFVAQEKFQAGVAVAANSFLGNGGAKYRNPQYNGYADTVFLGCLWTKTLLSLKGYSHQITNEDAELNQRLLKDDSEAIYINSQIKVWYFPRKTWKSLFRQYFNYGRGRYLTSQKHRQDWQLRGKLPFLGLSGVICWAIADLVLFSRNLYTKELFILGILCILIESLRINFKLQSKFHTEIWCGNIDAAPSFFNRWLNCAIVIPTIVVAHFSGYAYQFFRSKILRIPNY; translated from the coding sequence ATGAGTGTAAATAGCTACCCTTCTGTTTCGGTTGTAATACCAACATATAATGAAGAAGATAATGTTGAAGCAGTAATAGGTAGTTTTTTAAATTCCAAGTATCCCAATATTTTAGAAATATTAGTTGTAGATGGTGAAAGCTGCGATAGAACACCCGAAATAGTCGATAAACTAGCCCATTATCACTATAAACCCCAAATAAAACTATTAAATAATCCCTACCGAATTCAATCAATAGCCTTAAATATTGGCTTACAAGCAAGTCGCGGAGATATTTTTTTACGTGCTGATGCTCATTGCCGATATAGTCATGATTATGTAGAAAAATGTATTGAAACTTTGTTAACCACTAAGGCTAGTAATGTAGGTGGGGCGCAACGCTTTGTGGCACAAGAAAAATTTCAAGCTGGAGTTGCTGTGGCTGCTAATAGCTTTTTAGGTAATGGTGGAGCTAAATATCGTAATCCCCAATACAATGGATATGCAGATACAGTGTTTCTTGGCTGTTTATGGACTAAAACTTTACTTAGTCTTAAGGGATATTCTCATCAAATTACCAATGAAGATGCGGAATTAAATCAAAGATTACTTAAAGATGATTCAGAAGCCATTTATATCAATTCCCAAATTAAAGTCTGGTATTTTCCGCGCAAAACCTGGAAATCCTTATTTCGTCAATATTTTAACTATGGTAGGGGACGCTATCTAACCAGCCAAAAACATCGGCAAGATTGGCAACTGCGAGGCAAATTGCCTTTTTTAGGTCTTTCTGGAGTAATTTGTTGGGCTATTGCTGATTTAGTCTTATTTTCGCGCAATTTATATACCAAGGAGCTATTTATCTTAGGTATATTGTGCATTTTAATCGAAAGCCTCAGAATAAACTTCAAATTACAATCAAAATTTCATACAGAAATATGGTGTGGTAATATCGACGCTGCACCTTCGTTTTTTAATCGTTGGTTAAATTGTGCAATTGTCATTCCCACTATAGTAGTGGCTCATTTTTCTGGTTATGCTTATCAATTTTTTAGAAGTAAAATTTTGAGAATTCCAAATTATTAA
- a CDS encoding type 11 methyltransferase encodes MTSTKERLKREQQFHDLRYSDDRQRQQKVGKFYSITHSITQAYEQKILASSQNARVIEYGCGKGSYAFKIAKHQAKLVTGIDISPVAIAIAQKQAITENLGQNLQFQLMNAEHLSFADNSYDLICGSGILHHLDITTATRSITRVLTPTGKAIFIEPLGHNFLINLYRRLTPEIRSVDEHPLLAKDLAAIQRNFKIANIHYFYLTSLIASLIAGKPGFNILLRCCQLIDAVLLKLPVIKKQAWMVLIELEQPLK; translated from the coding sequence ATGACTAGCACCAAAGAGCGACTTAAAAGAGAGCAGCAATTTCACGATCTCCGCTATAGTGATGATCGACAACGACAACAAAAAGTAGGCAAGTTTTATAGTATTACCCATTCCATCACTCAAGCCTATGAGCAAAAAATATTAGCTAGTAGTCAGAATGCTAGAGTTATTGAATATGGTTGTGGTAAGGGTAGCTATGCCTTTAAAATCGCCAAACATCAGGCAAAACTAGTCACAGGTATTGATATATCGCCAGTAGCGATCGCAATCGCCCAAAAACAAGCAATTACGGAAAATTTGGGGCAAAATCTCCAATTTCAACTTATGAATGCCGAACACCTCAGCTTTGCAGATAATTCCTACGATTTAATTTGTGGATCAGGTATACTACACCATTTAGATATAACCACAGCGACAAGATCAATTACCAGAGTTTTAACACCTACAGGTAAAGCTATTTTTATTGAACCATTAGGGCATAATTTTTTAATTAATCTCTACCGTCGTTTAACACCTGAGATTAGATCTGTAGATGAGCATCCACTTTTAGCCAAAGATCTAGCAGCTATTCAACGTAATTTTAAAATAGCTAACATCCACTATTTCTATCTTACTTCTTTGATAGCTAGCTTAATTGCAGGTAAACCTGGGTTTAATATCCTACTTCGTTGTTGCCAATTAATCGATGCAGTCTTACTTAAACTACCAGTGATCAAAAAACAAGCCTGGATGGTTTTAATAGAGTTAGAGCAACCCCTTAAATAA
- a CDS encoding glycosyl transferase family protein, protein MSNSITVDIVTITRQIDNILFNTLNNVSQQTYELINHVIIYRPCTQTDIKQLENFTHTKNLLFFPQVGVGIASAFNNGINHTQGDLVLFLNAGDTLVAKDVVEKVVASYLEEKWLWATGETIAVSKNRYLKNYRPQHQNWTDDLFWYGNPVCHQSTFYSRSLIELLGLYNESLSMNMDYEYNIRANLISPPKLLYFPIAYYDTTGVSSIRVFQQFNTQREIRDRYFKLSKFNQLRVDTYGLFKSILRLAMLPAKLWL, encoded by the coding sequence ATGAGTAACAGTATCACTGTAGATATAGTCACAATAACTAGGCAAATTGATAATATATTATTTAATACCCTAAATAATGTTAGTCAACAAACCTATGAGTTGATCAATCATGTTATTATTTATCGCCCTTGCACCCAGACAGATATCAAGCAACTAGAAAATTTTACCCATACTAAAAATCTTTTATTTTTTCCGCAAGTAGGAGTAGGTATAGCCTCGGCTTTTAATAATGGTATCAATCATACTCAAGGAGATCTGGTTTTATTTCTCAATGCAGGAGATACCTTAGTGGCAAAGGATGTGGTGGAGAAAGTAGTAGCATCCTACCTAGAGGAAAAGTGGCTCTGGGCTACAGGAGAAACTATTGCAGTTAGCAAAAATAGATATTTAAAAAATTATCGTCCACAGCATCAAAATTGGACAGATGATCTTTTCTGGTATGGAAACCCAGTCTGTCATCAATCAACATTTTATTCCCGTAGCTTAATTGAACTCTTAGGCTTATATAATGAATCTTTGTCTATGAATATGGACTACGAATATAACATTAGGGCAAATCTTATATCGCCTCCCAAGTTACTGTATTTTCCCATAGCTTATTACGATACTACGGGTGTATCTTCCATTCGAGTTTTTCAACAGTTTAACACTCAGCGAGAAATACGCGATCGCTATTTTAAATTGTCTAAGTTTAATCAACTTCGGGTTGATACCTACGGTTTATTTAAATCTATCCTCAGACTAGCCATGCTACCTGCAAAATTATGGCTGTGA
- a CDS encoding group 1 glycosyl transferase — MSLVKIESIKLPITKSFFTLKVLILSSKDLDGGAARSAYRQHQGLLAAGINSQMLVQNKQSVDNTVVAPTSKIKRGVAVIKPTVDQYPLTLYRNRDRTINIFSSQWLPNNITKQIEQLNPDLINLHWVCGGFVPIEALAKFKVPIVWTLHDMWAFTGGCHYSGNCDRYQQFCGCCPQLGSNHRFDLSAWNWQRKAKAWKDLNLTIVTPSNWLAQCAKNSSLFEDLPVKVIGYGIDPQLYQPHPTHLARKILNLPQDKKIILFGALNSTQDLRKGFSLLVKALQNLRQLQSNQEVELVIFGASEPANPVDFGYKTRYLGKLNDDITLSLVYAAADVFVAPSTQDNLPNTVLEALFCGTPCVAFNIGGMSDLIEHQQTGYLAKPLIPEDLAQGIGWVLLDEERSQQLRVNSRLKAIAQFSLKQQTQRYLEVFEKLCSNLAV, encoded by the coding sequence GTGAGCCTTGTCAAGATTGAATCTATTAAGTTGCCAATAACTAAAAGTTTTTTTACTTTGAAAGTTCTAATTTTAAGTAGTAAAGATCTAGATGGAGGTGCTGCACGCTCTGCCTATCGACAACATCAAGGGTTGTTAGCAGCAGGTATTAATTCGCAAATGTTGGTGCAAAATAAACAAAGTGTAGATAATACAGTAGTTGCACCCACAAGCAAAATAAAAAGAGGTGTGGCGGTAATTAAACCCACTGTAGATCAGTATCCTTTAACTTTATATCGAAACCGCGATCGCACTATTAATATTTTTTCTTCTCAATGGTTGCCCAACAACATTACTAAGCAAATCGAACAACTTAACCCAGACTTAATTAATCTTCATTGGGTATGTGGTGGTTTTGTGCCAATTGAGGCTTTAGCTAAGTTTAAAGTACCTATAGTCTGGACTTTACATGATATGTGGGCGTTTACAGGGGGATGTCATTATAGTGGTAACTGCGATCGCTATCAACAGTTTTGTGGGTGTTGTCCACAATTGGGTAGTAATCACCGTTTCGATTTATCTGCTTGGAATTGGCAGCGCAAAGCTAAAGCCTGGAAAGATTTAAATTTAACCATTGTTACCCCTAGTAATTGGTTAGCTCAATGTGCTAAAAATAGTTCTTTGTTTGAGGATTTACCAGTAAAAGTTATTGGCTACGGTATTGATCCTCAGCTTTATCAACCTCATCCTACCCATCTTGCTAGGAAAATCTTAAATCTTCCTCAAGATAAAAAAATTATTCTCTTTGGAGCATTAAATAGTACTCAAGACCTACGCAAGGGCTTTTCTTTGTTAGTTAAGGCTTTGCAAAATCTACGTCAACTACAATCAAATCAGGAGGTGGAATTAGTTATTTTTGGAGCATCTGAGCCAGCAAATCCTGTTGATTTTGGTTATAAAACTCGTTATCTTGGCAAACTCAACGACGACATCACTTTATCTTTAGTTTACGCAGCAGCAGATGTTTTTGTTGCCCCTTCCACCCAGGATAATTTACCCAACACGGTTTTAGAAGCTCTTTTTTGTGGTACTCCTTGTGTAGCTTTTAATATTGGTGGGATGAGCGATCTTATTGAGCATCAACAGACAGGATATTTAGCCAAACCTTTAATACCTGAAGACTTAGCCCAAGGCATTGGCTGGGTTTTATTAGATGAAGAGCGATCGCAACAATTAAGAGTAAATAGTAGACTAAAAGCGATCGCCCAATTTTCCCTCAAGCAGCAAACCCAAAGATACTTGGAGGTTTTTGAGAAATTGTGTAGTAATCTGGCAGTATAA